Genomic segment of Chloroflexota bacterium:
GCTCGTCCAGGATGCCGTCGAGGATCAGGTACGCCAGGATGCCCTGCTCCTGCTGCCACCAGGCCTTGCGGTCGTGCCAGGCGTAGCGATGGTACTGCTGGCCCTCAGAGAGCTTGCGCTCCATCACGTCGTACCAGCCGCAACGCAGCTGGTCGCCGCCGATGCTCGGCATGACCTCGGCGATCTTCTTGGCGAATTCCACGTACTCGGGCTTCGGCGCGAGGCTGTGGATGCGCATCAGGTTCCAGGCGATCTTGAGGTTGTGCCCCACCACGCCCCGGTTCTGCTGCCAGCCCCAGTGCTCGTCGTGCGACCAGTCCTCGAAGAACTTCTCCTGCACGAACGGTGCGTTGTCGTAGTCCTGGAAGTACTTCGTGATGGTGTCGCCGGTGTCCACCAGCATCTCGGCGTGCTTCGGATCGCCGGAGGCCAGCACGAGGTTGATCAGGTAGGCTGGGGCGTGGTCACCGACTGAGTTCCAGTTCTTCTTGGCCCGGTTCTGGCCCAGCGACTCGGCACGCGGGTCGAACGTGACCGGGTCGATGTGCGAGAAGTAGCCGCCCTTGACCGGGTCTCGGAAGTACTTCTCGAACAGGTTCAGGGTCATCTCGATGTCGGAGCGAATGGCCGCGTCGCCGGTGATGCGGTAGGTCTGCGTGGGGCCGGCCAGCGCATAGATCTGCTCGTAGGCGGGGATGCCATCGTAGTCGTCGCCGAACTCCGAGGCGAAGATCTTGCGCTCGTGGCCGCCCTTCACGTCCACCGCGTGGTACCAGTAGACGATGTCATCCTTGTGGTCGATGAAGCGCAGGTGCTCGCGGAGGTACTCGGTGCCCTTCTCCGCGCCTTCGAGGTACTTATCCTCGCCGGTCAGCAGGTAGGCCGTTGCGAAGCCGTAGACCATCCGCGAGATGGTGTCCGTCTCCTGGCGCAGGGCGTTCCCGACCTTCGTGCCCTCGACCGTCAGCTGGGTGCGGTACTGGCTGAAGTCGATGTGGCCATCTGGGAACTGGGCGTTCAGGTAGAAGTCGCAGATCTGGCGAACCTGCCGAACCCACCAGTCCTGGGCCTCGAAGCGCCACTCGTCCGCGTTCCGCCCGAGGAACACGAGGTGCTTCGCCTCAAACTTGAGTGTATCCTCCGGGTAGAAGATGCCGTACGAGAACACGAACTTCCCCGGCTGGAGGGCTGCTCGCATGTCGCCAGCGTCCTGCCACCCCTCGCCCAGGTTGCGGACCATCTCGGCATAGCAGTTCGCGCCGATGCTGATGGCGACTTCCTTGCCGCCAGGAGTCACGACGACGTAGCTGTCCGTCGTCGGGTCGAACGACTGCACGTAGCCTGCAACAAGGTCTGAGAAAGTGAAGTCCACGCGGTCCATGAATCCTCCGTCGGGGGGTGAGGGGTGTATCTCTAGCGCGAGATCAGTACGACGACGCTGTGGCTGTTGACGATGTAGGCCCCGTCCGCGATGGCGACCTCCTGGCCATCCTCGGCGATGTCCTCGGGCGAGGGGAGGCTCGTGTCCACCACGCGGTACCAGCGCCGGCCGTGGACAATGGGCAGCTCGAACGGGAGCGCGCTGCCATCCATGTTCAGCATCACGTGCAGGTCAGGGTCGGTCCCGAAACCGCCCATCGTGTACGCCAGAATGCGCGAGTTCGGGTCGTTCCAGCCCGGCGCGTTGAGCTCGCAACCATGCCAGGCGACGTCTGGAAGGAGCCGCTCGTTGGTCTCACCAGTGAAGAAACGGGAGCGGTGTACGATGGGGTGACGCTTTCGGAAGGCAATCATCTGCTGGAAGTAGCGCAGCAGATGGCCGTTCTTCTCCGTCAGCGACCAGTCCAGCCACGAGAGCGGAGTGTCCTGGCAGTAGGCGTTGTTGTTGCCGTGCTGAGTGCGGCGCACTTCGTCGCCAGCCACGAACATCGGTACGCCCTGAGACAGCATCAGGATGGTGGCGAAGTTGCGGATCTGCTGCTCGCGGAACCGCTCGATACCGGCATCGTCGGTGGGGCCTTCCCACCCACAGTTCCAGCTGTCGTTGCTGTCGTTGCCGTCGCGGTTGCCTTCGCCGTTGGCGTCGTTGTGCTTGTCGTTGTAGGAGACCAGATCGTTCAGCGTGAACCCGTCATGGCAGTTGATGAAGTTGACGCTGTTGATCGGCAGGTGTCCGCTCGACTGGTAGATGTCGGACGAGCCGGCGATCCGTGACGCGATGGCGCTGATCAGCCCGCCGTCACCCTTGACGAAGCGGCGCACATCGTCGCGGTACCGGCCGTTCCACTCCGCCCAGCGATACCCCGGGAAGTAGCCGATCTGGTAGAGGCCGGCAGCGTCCCAGGCCTCGGCGAAGACCTTCGTGTCGGCCAGCTCCTCGGACAGCTCGATGTGCCAGACCACCGGCGGGTGGACCATCGGCGCGCCGTCCTCGCCCCGTGAGAGGATCGAGCCCTCGTCGAAGCGGAAGCCGTCGATGTGGTACTCGCGTACCCAGTACTCCAGGCACTCCACGATGAACTTGTCCACCAGCGGGTGGTTGCAGTTCACCGTGTTTCCGCACCCGGTGTAGTCCATGTAGTACTGCCGGTCCTGCTCCACCAGGTGGTAGTAGACGTCGTTCTGGAAGCCCTTGAAGTTGATGACCGGCCCCTGGTGGTTGCCCTCGCTGGTGTGGTTGAACACCACGTCGAGGATGACCTCGATGCCTTCCTTGTGGAGCGCCTTCACCATGTCGCGGAACTCGGTGAGGCCCTCCTTGAAGTCCGGCGAGGACCGGTACGCGTTGTGCGTGGCAAAGAACCCGACGGTGCTGTAGCCCCAGTAGTTGGTCAGCATCACGTTGGGGTCAGCCGGGCTGGGCTTCTCGATCTCCTTCGGATCGAACTGGTGGATCGGCAGCAACTCGACTGCCGTCACGCCCAACGCCTTGAGGTACGGGATCTTCTCGTGGATGCCGGAGAACGTTCCCGGATTGGTCACGCTGGCCGTGGGGGACTTCGTGAAGCCGCCCACGTGCATCTCGTAGACGATGGTCTCGGACATCGGCCGGTTGAGCGGCGTATCGCCCTCCCAGTCGTAGTCCGAGATATCGAGCACGACGCCGCGCATCGACTGCCCGACGTTGTCATCCGGGGTACAGGCCGCCCCCCGGTCCCACAGCGAGGTGGTGATGCCCTTGGCGTACGGGTCAATGACCACCTTGTTCGGGTTGAAGCGGAAGCCCCGCCCGTGGGGATCCCACGGCCCATCCACGCGGTAGGCGTACTGGGTGCCGGCCGGAAGATCGCGAATGTGGCAGTGCCAGAAGTGGAAGGTGCGGTGCATCGCCGCCGAGAGCTTCACCGTCTGGAACGGCTCCGCCGAATCGTCATTGTCGAAGAGCAGCAGCTCGATGAAGGTCGCGTGCTCTGAGAAGACCGAGAAGTTGACGCCCGTGGCATCAACCGTCGCGCCGAGCGGGTGCGGTGAGCCGGCCTCCACGAGGTACGGCGCGCCAACCGACGCGCTGAGGTCCACCGTCTCGGCGGGCACGCGCACGGGGGGAGCGATAGGGTCCATCTGTGCCGTCATGCCGTCGCTCCTCAGCTCGTCTTCTTGAGCCGCTCGATGATGGCTCTGGCAAACAGGTGGGCATGCCCACCGCTGCGGCCGGTGATCAAGTCGCCGTCTTCCACCACATCGGCATCGACGTACTCCGCGCCGTAGGCCAGGGCATCGCCGTGCAGGTTGTTGTGGCAGGTCAGCTTACGGCCCTTGACAAGGCCCGGGACCGGCGCCGTCAGCCAGAGGCCGTGGCAGATGATCCCCTTGAGGACGCCCGGCATCCCGAAGGCGCGCTTCAGGAACTCGGAGGCCGGGGGCAGCTTGGAGACGTCATCCGTCCAGCGGAGCCGGTCGGAGACCATGCCCGAGGGGACGATGACGGCGGCGTAGGTCGCCAGCTCGGCGTCGTCGATGTCCTCGAAGCTCTTGTCGCAGACGAACGGGGCCTTGTACTCGTGCCCGTTGAACGTGAGCGACGGCTGTCCCCAGAGCTTGCTGACGAAGCGCGCGTCGATGCCTTCCTCGGCAAACCGGTAGTGGTAGTACCAGATCTCGTGTTCGTAGAAGTCGCTCTCGACCAGGATGGCGATCTTCTTGCCGCTCAGATCCATGAATGCATCTCCCCGAGGTGTGGCCCACACCGCCGACTCTGGAGGGCCCTCTGATTACTGTCCGCAGCGCACGCCGATCAGCTCTGGGTGGACGTTCCCCTCAAGCACCACGTCCAGGAGGAACGGGCCGTTGTGGGCCAGCATCTCCTCGACGGCGGGGACGATCTCCTCGGCCGTCTGGACCCGCCGCCCGGCCACGCCGAGCGCCTTCGCCATCTCGGCAAACTGCAGGTCTGGCTTCGAGAGGTCGAAGCTCAGCGGGAACGGACGGTCCGTGACGCCCTGCTCGCTCCAGTACTGGCTGATGTTCGCCTGGAGCAGCCGGTAGGACCGGTTGTTGCAGACGATGTACTTGACCGGCAGGTTGTGGCGGGCCGCCGACCAGAGCGACTGGATCGTGTACATCGCGCCACCATCGCCGGAGACGGCCAGCACCGTCTTGCCGTGGTTGGCGACCTGCACGCCGATGCCGCTGGCGAGCGCCACGCCCAGCGAGCCGCCGCGCGTCTGGAGGAACTGCCCGACCGTCGTCGGGGGGAGCCAGCGGGTCAGATCCGGCGAGGAGGTCAGCCCCTCGTCGAACAGGACCGTGTCCGCCGGCAGGCGCGGGGCCAGCTCCATCACCAGCCGCGAGAAGTGCAGCGGCGTCGCGTCGCCACGGGCGCGGTCCGCCGCCTTCTCTTTCTCGACCTGGGCAGCCTTCGCGGCGCCGGCCTGCTCCAGCTTCGCACGGGCCGCCGCCTTCTGGGCCTGCGAGAGCTTGCCCTCCAGCAGGTCGGCAATCGCCGCGAGCGTCAACTTCGGGTCGGCCACCAGGCCAAGATCGACCGGGTGGTTCTTGGCGATCTCATAGGCGTTCAGATCGACGTGGATCGTCCGCGCGCCGGCCGCCCAGATATCGCCCAGCTCGGGGAACACCTCGGGGAAGATGTACGTCCCCACCACGAAGTTGACGTCCCCAGCCTGCGCGATGGGCAGGCTCTGCGGCCCGAACATGTGGCCGGTCTGGCCGCGCCACAGCGGGTGGGTGTAGGGGAGGTTCAGCTCGCCGGCGTCCGAGCCCCAGACGTCCGCGCCGAGCAGCTCGGCGAGCCGCTGCAGCTCCGGCTGGGCGCCGGCCCAGGCCACGCCGTCACCGACGTAGAAGGTGGGGCGCTCGGCCTCGGCCAGCATCGTGGCGGCCTGCTCCACCAGCTCGGGAGCCGGCAGCGAGTACGTCACCGGCAGGGAGGTCGGGAAGACGCTCTCGGTGGAGACCTCGTCCATTACATCCTGCGGCAGGCAGACGTAGACCGGCCCCATCGGCGGCGTCGCCGCGATCTTGTAGGCGCGGCGCAGCGTCCGCAGCAGCGAAGACGGATGCTGCACCATCGTCGACCACTTGGTGACGGGCTTCGCCATGCTGACCAGATCAGCCGCCATCTGGGCGTCCATCGCCTGGTACTTGATGCCGGCGTCCCCGCCGATGATGACGATGGGCGCATGCCCGCGCTGCGCCTGGTAGATCGCGCCGATGGCGTTGCCGAGGCCCGGCGAGCTGTGAATCTGGGCGATGGCCGGCCGCTTCGCCGCGCGAGCGTAGCCGTCCGCCGCCATGATGGCGATCGACTCCTGCAACGTCAGGATGTAGTGCAGGGAGGGGAAGTCGCCCAGGGCGTCGAGAAAGCCCTGCTCGACCGTGCCTGGGTTCCCGAAGATGTGGGTAACGCCATCCGCAACGAACTGTTCGAGGATGGCATAGCGTCCGGTTCTGGTCATGGTGCGCGTGCTCTCCGATCTGGTCCGTGCCAGTGACCTCAGCCCAGCCCTGGGGTTGCCTCACCCCCTCTCCGGCGCGGAGAGGGGGAGTCCATCAGCGACTGGTGGGCTTTCCCCTCTCCCCTTGAGGGAGAGGGGGCGGGGGTGAGGGGTTGCTACACGGGCGAGTTCTCTTCGGTGTCTACCAGCCGGAGCGCTTCATGTCCTTCGTCAGCACGTCCACGAACCGCTCGCCGAACTCATGCGCGCACTGCAGCGAGCGGGCGGTGATGAACGGGTAGTCCACGATCACCGAGGTCCGCTTGCCGAAGTTGCCGTGGTACTGGCCCTCCGGCCCGACAGCGTCCGAGAGGATGTACTCGAGGGTGTACGGCGGCGGCCCCATGTTGAAGTCCGTCCCCACGAAGCCGGTGCCGTCGTGGTAGTCGTACTCGAGGCAGTGGCCGGTGACGTGCTTGCCCTTGATGATCGAGATGCGCTCGTTGAAGTCCCGCGCGAAGACCAGCGGCGCGACGCCGTAGCAGATCGCGCCAATCGGCATCTTCTTGTTGTAGAAGCCGAGGATCAGGTCGTGGACGAGCTGGTTGTTGACCATGTCCACAATCGGGCCGCTGCCGCCGACGAGCAGCAGGGCGTCGTAGCGGGAGGTCGCCTCGGCCTGGGCCTTCTTGACGCCCTCGAAGTAGGCCTCGAAGTTGCGGAGGAACGGCTCCTGGTGGAAGAACGGCCGCTCCGGGAACCACGTCGAGAGGTTCTGGGTGCTGTTCAGGCGGTCCGTCTTCTCGAAGGCCTTGACCAGCTCCGCGTCCTCAGCGGTGGTGACGCAGACGCCCAGCGGCGGGTCCACGTAGGTGGTGTCGGTGCTGGGCGGCAGGACCGGCGAGCGCTTGCCCTTGGGCGTGATGAAGTCCAGGCTGTAGCCGGCGGCTTCGAGCTTCAGCAGCGGGCCGACCAGCTCGATGCCCCAGTAGCCCCACTCCGACATGACGGCCAGAACCTTCTTTGACTCAGCCACGGTGACCTCTCCTCCAAGATGTGGACGTGGATGTGCGTCCGATGCCGAGGTTGATTCCCTCACCTGCTGCGCTCACGGCGGCGCGCAGACCACGCGAAACCCGATCGCGATGCTCTTGTAGATCGGCACCATCCCGAAACGGGCCGCCGACCGGCTCTGCACGGGCGGGTTGACCCAGGCGGCCCCCCGCAGGACGTAGTAGTCCGGCCAGAGGCCGGGTCCGTCGATCCAGGGATGGGCGTCGGACGGCGCGCCCGTGAAATCCGAGTGGAGGTTGTCCTCGCACCACTCGAAGAGGTTGCCGTGCATGTCGTGCAGGCCGAGGGCGTTGGCCGGGTACATCCCGACCGTCGTCGGTCCTTCACGGTGGCGGCCCGGCAGCGCCGAGGCGTACGGCACTTCGGCGTAGGTGTTCGCCAGTCGGTCGGTGAGGGTGTCGCCGAACGCGAACGTGCTGGTGGTGCCCGCGCGGCAGGCATACTCCCACTCCGCCTCGCTGGGGAGACGGTAGGGGCGGCCAGTCAGATCGCTCAGCCGCTGGCAGAAGGCCCGCGCGTCGAACCACGTCACGCACTCGACCGGGTTGTTGTCGACCTGGCTCTGGGCCGGGTTGTGGCCGAGCAGCGAGGCGTACTGGGCCTGGGTGATCTGGTACCGGCTGATGAAGAAGTCTGGCACCACCACCTCACGCTGCGGCCCCTCGATGGGCTGGCGGCCAGCCTCATCCTCTGGCGACCCCATCACGAACGAGCCGCCGGAGATCGCCACCATATCCAGGTCAAGGCTGCCGAGATCCTCGGCAAAGTACAGGCCGCTCCCGTTGTGGCGGCCCGTCACGATGCCGGCGTCGTCAACCATGACGGTGGTAAAGGTGAACTCGCGCAGGGGCGGCGTCATCATCGGCGCGGACTCGTTCCCAGGGGAGCAGTCACCAGAGCAATCCCTCACGTCAACCCGCTCCGGGTGGAGCGGGATCGGGGCGTCGTTCGAGGGGGCGCGCAGCGCACAACCGTCGCGGCGCTCAGTCCAGGCCGTTCGGCCCGATGGTCCAGTGCTCTTTCATCAGGAAGATGTGGCGGTACTGCATGTGGATGAAGTTCGGCACGTCCGGCCCGTTGACGGTGCGGTACTGCTCGGAGGCGAAGGCGGCCTTGACGGCCTCGGCGTTGTCAAACCAGAGGCAGGCGACGGCGTCGAACGGCGGCTCGCAGATGCTGTACGCCCCGTCACGGGTGTAGTACTGGCCGTAGCGGCGGATGCCCGGCAGCTTCAGGTCCATCGGCGCGTGGACCTCGGCCGCGTGGCGGCGGAACTCCTCGACGGTCATCCCGTGCTTGCGCTTGACCAGCCCGACGATCTTGACGCAGTCCTTGACCGCGTCCAGGCCGCCGCCATCCTTGAAGATGTGAGCCTCGGTGTCCACGACGACGCTTCGCCAGAACGCCGCCCAGTTCGGCTCGTCCTTGCGCGCGCCTTCGAGGAACTCGGGGGTCTGGAGCGATGCGATCTGATCCTCGTCGTTCGCCAGCCAGATCTCCGCGAGGCCGCTCCAGAGCGGCTCCCTGGACTCATCCCCGAACGGCAGCCGCGCAGCAACGCTGTACTGCTTGATTTGCGGGATCTTGCTGGCGTACTTCACGGCGTGAACGTTGATCCAGTAGTCCTGGAACTGCTGCTCGGTCATGCCGGGCTTCGGCGCCGCGAAGATAAACTGGTGGATCATGCCCTACGCTCCCAGTCGCAAGAGTCACCAACAGGCGACCACACCGTCAGGACGCTGCCTCGCACGGGTGCCTCGCCAGAGACCGCACAGACGCCTGTCTGCCGAAGGGTGCTGTCAACCGACGCGCGACACCGCGCGACTCACTGCGTCGACGGACCGTGGACGCGAGCAGTGTGGGTGTTCGACCGCTCCCCTGCGCCGTGTCCGAGCAGTACCAACGGAGCCGGCGCCCGAACCGGGACGGGGGTTACGCACCGGTTTCCGATCAGGTTACCACACGGTTACCGGGCGGGCGATGCTACGCAGGCATGGCGTCCTGGCCGAAGACGCAACCGCGCATCCGGCGGCTGCGTCGCGGTGTGCAGCACCACCAGCGGGCGGCAGCACCACTTCCGTTACGTGAGTGTCATGGACGGCTGACTGTCGTGCAGTTTCCACGGCGGCCGGCCGGCGCGCAGCACGCCGGAATCGCGCTGCGCGCACAACACAACGTGCACACCGCGCCGCCAAGGGACGGGCCGCCGGCAGCAGATCGCTCGGCCCGCCGGCAGCAGATCGCGCAGGCCAGCCGACGGCAGTTCATGCAGGCCCGCGCCGTGGACGCGGCAGGCTCCCACCGTGCCGCGCACGCTCGGCCGCCAATGGGGGCGTTGCTTTCCGTGGCGGTGGCATAGTTCCCGCACCATCGCGTCGGCTGGTTCGCCGTCCGGGAGGCTTCTGCTTCATGTCCCGATGCTCTCGTCGTGCGGCGCTCGTCCTCAGCGCCAGGGCTGGGCTGGCTGCTGTCGCCGCGTCGCTCGTGTCGTCGGCCCGGCCGTGGCCGGCAGTCGCGGCCTCCCCTGGCCTGCGCGGGTCGCAGCCGACGAGCGGGCAGGTCGCCCAGGATCAGATCGACGGCTACATCCAGGAGCGGATGGCCGCCTGGAGCGTCCCCGGCCTCTCGCTGGCGATTGTCGAGGGCGGGCAGGTCACGCTGGCGCGCGGCTACGGGCTGGCGGACCGCGAGCAGAACCGCCCGATGACGCCGCAGACACTGGTCGCCGTTGGCTCCACCACCAAGCCGCTGACGGCCGCCGCCATCATGCAGCTGGTGGAGGCGGGGGCCGTCTCGCTGGACGCGCCGGTCACGCGCTACCTGCCGTGGTTCACGGTGGACGACCCCCGCGCGAACGAG
This window contains:
- a CDS encoding AGE family epimerase/isomerase is translated as MDRVDFTFSDLVAGYVQSFDPTTDSYVVVTPGGKEVAISIGANCYAEMVRNLGEGWQDAGDMRAALQPGKFVFSYGIFYPEDTLKFEAKHLVFLGRNADEWRFEAQDWWVRQVRQICDFYLNAQFPDGHIDFSQYRTQLTVEGTKVGNALRQETDTISRMVYGFATAYLLTGEDKYLEGAEKGTEYLREHLRFIDHKDDIVYWYHAVDVKGGHERKIFASEFGDDYDGIPAYEQIYALAGPTQTYRITGDAAIRSDIEMTLNLFEKYFRDPVKGGYFSHIDPVTFDPRAESLGQNRAKKNWNSVGDHAPAYLINLVLASGDPKHAEMLVDTGDTITKYFQDYDNAPFVQEKFFEDWSHDEHWGWQQNRGVVGHNLKIAWNLMRIHSLAPKPEYVEFAKKIAEVMPSIGGDQLRCGWYDVMERKLSEGQQYHRYAWHDRKAWWQQEQGILAYLILDGILDEPRYKKLARESVAFYNSFFLDHDSNGVYFNVLATGIPYLMGTERLKGSHSMSGYHSTELCYLSAVYSNLLVTKQPLDLHFKPKPGAFGDNVLRVSPDILPEGSIKIEECWIDGQRWNDFDADKLTVNLPKVDTDLRVRVRVAPRVLADTFTAVAECEGDSATLTLFGELDRGALGELQHELAKLITAQPKKVTVDVTDLKTITGEGMRALVFAKQKLDIDVDMVIAGATGEVRQAFDDEELSDEVLFADATAK
- the glgX gene encoding glycogen debranching protein GlgX; protein product: MDPIAPPVRVPAETVDLSASVGAPYLVEAGSPHPLGATVDATGVNFSVFSEHATFIELLLFDNDDSAEPFQTVKLSAAMHRTFHFWHCHIRDLPAGTQYAYRVDGPWDPHGRGFRFNPNKVVIDPYAKGITTSLWDRGAACTPDDNVGQSMRGVVLDISDYDWEGDTPLNRPMSETIVYEMHVGGFTKSPTASVTNPGTFSGIHEKIPYLKALGVTAVELLPIHQFDPKEIEKPSPADPNVMLTNYWGYSTVGFFATHNAYRSSPDFKEGLTEFRDMVKALHKEGIEVILDVVFNHTSEGNHQGPVINFKGFQNDVYYHLVEQDRQYYMDYTGCGNTVNCNHPLVDKFIVECLEYWVREYHIDGFRFDEGSILSRGEDGAPMVHPPVVWHIELSEELADTKVFAEAWDAAGLYQIGYFPGYRWAEWNGRYRDDVRRFVKGDGGLISAIASRIAGSSDIYQSSGHLPINSVNFINCHDGFTLNDLVSYNDKHNDANGEGNRDGNDSNDSWNCGWEGPTDDAGIERFREQQIRNFATILMLSQGVPMFVAGDEVRRTQHGNNNAYCQDTPLSWLDWSLTEKNGHLLRYFQQMIAFRKRHPIVHRSRFFTGETNERLLPDVAWHGCELNAPGWNDPNSRILAYTMGGFGTDPDLHVMLNMDGSALPFELPIVHGRRWYRVVDTSLPSPEDIAEDGQEVAIADGAYIVNSHSVVVLISR
- a CDS encoding EthD domain-containing protein produces the protein MIHQFIFAAPKPGMTEQQFQDYWINVHAVKYASKIPQIKQYSVAARLPFGDESREPLWSGLAEIWLANDEDQIASLQTPEFLEGARKDEPNWAAFWRSVVVDTEAHIFKDGGGLDAVKDCVKIVGLVKRKHGMTVEEFRRHAAEVHAPMDLKLPGIRRYGQYYTRDGAYSICEPPFDAVACLWFDNAEAVKAAFASEQYRTVNGPDVPNFIHMQYRHIFLMKEHWTIGPNGLD
- a CDS encoding thiamine pyrophosphate-binding protein, with translation MTRTGRYAILEQFVADGVTHIFGNPGTVEQGFLDALGDFPSLHYILTLQESIAIMAADGYARAAKRPAIAQIHSSPGLGNAIGAIYQAQRGHAPIVIIGGDAGIKYQAMDAQMAADLVSMAKPVTKWSTMVQHPSSLLRTLRRAYKIAATPPMGPVYVCLPQDVMDEVSTESVFPTSLPVTYSLPAPELVEQAATMLAEAERPTFYVGDGVAWAGAQPELQRLAELLGADVWGSDAGELNLPYTHPLWRGQTGHMFGPQSLPIAQAGDVNFVVGTYIFPEVFPELGDIWAAGARTIHVDLNAYEIAKNHPVDLGLVADPKLTLAAIADLLEGKLSQAQKAAARAKLEQAGAAKAAQVEKEKAADRARGDATPLHFSRLVMELAPRLPADTVLFDEGLTSSPDLTRWLPPTTVGQFLQTRGGSLGVALASGIGVQVANHGKTVLAVSGDGGAMYTIQSLWSAARHNLPVKYIVCNNRSYRLLQANISQYWSEQGVTDRPFPLSFDLSKPDLQFAEMAKALGVAGRRVQTAEEIVPAVEEMLAHNGPFLLDVVLEGNVHPELIGVRCGQ
- a CDS encoding DJ-1/PfpI family protein, which gives rise to MDLSGKKIAILVESDFYEHEIWYYHYRFAEEGIDARFVSKLWGQPSLTFNGHEYKAPFVCDKSFEDIDDAELATYAAVIVPSGMVSDRLRWTDDVSKLPPASEFLKRAFGMPGVLKGIICHGLWLTAPVPGLVKGRKLTCHNNLHGDALAYGAEYVDADVVEDGDLITGRSGGHAHLFARAIIERLKKTS
- a CDS encoding formylglycine-generating enzyme family protein gives rise to the protein MMTPPLREFTFTTVMVDDAGIVTGRHNGSGLYFAEDLGSLDLDMVAISGGSFVMGSPEDEAGRQPIEGPQREVVVPDFFISRYQITQAQYASLLGHNPAQSQVDNNPVECVTWFDARAFCQRLSDLTGRPYRLPSEAEWEYACRAGTTSTFAFGDTLTDRLANTYAEVPYASALPGRHREGPTTVGMYPANALGLHDMHGNLFEWCEDNLHSDFTGAPSDAHPWIDGPGLWPDYYVLRGAAWVNPPVQSRSAARFGMVPIYKSIAIGFRVVCAPP
- a CDS encoding DJ-1/PfpI family protein gives rise to the protein MSEWGYWGIELVGPLLKLEAAGYSLDFITPKGKRSPVLPPSTDTTYVDPPLGVCVTTAEDAELVKAFEKTDRLNSTQNLSTWFPERPFFHQEPFLRNFEAYFEGVKKAQAEATSRYDALLLVGGSGPIVDMVNNQLVHDLILGFYNKKMPIGAICYGVAPLVFARDFNERISIIKGKHVTGHCLEYDYHDGTGFVGTDFNMGPPPYTLEYILSDAVGPEGQYHGNFGKRTSVIVDYPFITARSLQCAHEFGERFVDVLTKDMKRSGW